A genomic region of Deinococcus sp. KSM4-11 contains the following coding sequences:
- a CDS encoding LacI family DNA-binding transcriptional regulator, translating into MTQAHRPITIADVAHQARVSAMTVSNVINNKPNVRPQTRQRVLDAIEETGYRVNPMARALAGGRGRMLSVVTRQLNLPYVSEVLMGAAEAADTLAYDLVVLMAGQRPSSDLSVMSRLAVGALLIQPDHHTRLSPAELPEHVVSVDGPSGRPLGVDNYGGARQAMTHLLGLGHTRIATITGLGAHLPDPTTGRPTRDTARDDGQERLRAYHDAMHAAGLRVPRGYVQQGDYTKASGEAATRRLLHLTRPPTAIFAACDAMAVGAIHVAQDLGLRVPDDLSVVGFDGLPIASESNPQLTTVRQPLHEIGAAAVHLLVQLAEGGTPPQPPLFTTELIVRGSTAPPGLSLTTRALAAPTDSRVPMVPGG; encoded by the coding sequence ATGACCCAGGCGCACAGACCCATCACCATCGCGGACGTCGCCCATCAGGCACGGGTCTCGGCCATGACCGTCTCGAACGTCATCAACAACAAACCCAACGTCCGCCCGCAGACCCGCCAGCGCGTACTGGACGCCATCGAGGAGACCGGCTACCGTGTCAACCCGATGGCCCGCGCGCTGGCCGGCGGGCGGGGCCGGATGCTCAGCGTCGTCACCCGGCAGCTGAACCTGCCGTATGTCAGCGAGGTGCTGATGGGCGCCGCTGAGGCCGCCGACACGCTCGCCTACGACTTGGTGGTGCTGATGGCCGGTCAACGGCCCTCCTCCGACCTGTCGGTGATGAGCCGACTGGCGGTGGGCGCACTCCTGATCCAGCCCGACCACCACACCCGGCTCTCGCCCGCCGAACTCCCCGAACACGTGGTCAGTGTCGACGGGCCGAGCGGGCGTCCGCTCGGCGTCGACAACTACGGAGGGGCGCGGCAGGCCATGACCCATCTGCTCGGCCTGGGCCACACGCGGATCGCCACCATCACCGGCCTGGGCGCACACCTCCCGGATCCCACGACCGGACGCCCCACCAGGGACACCGCGCGGGACGACGGTCAGGAGCGCCTGCGCGCCTACCACGACGCCATGCACGCGGCGGGCCTGCGGGTGCCGCGCGGCTACGTGCAGCAGGGGGACTACACCAAGGCCAGCGGCGAGGCCGCCACCCGGCGCCTGCTGCACCTGACACGGCCGCCTACCGCGATCTTCGCCGCCTGCGACGCCATGGCCGTCGGCGCGATCCACGTGGCGCAGGATCTGGGCCTGCGGGTGCCGGACGACCTCTCGGTGGTGGGCTTCGACGGCCTGCCCATCGCCAGCGAGAGCAACCCTCAGCTCACCACCGTACGCCAGCCCCTGCACGAGATCGGCGCGGCGGCCGTGCATCTGCTCGTGCAGCTCGCCGAAGGGGGGACGCCGCCCCAGCCCCCCCTGTTCACCACCGAACTGATCGTGCGTGGCTCCACGGCCCCACCTGGCCTTTCCCTGACCACACGCGCGCTGGCTGCACCGACCGATTCCAGGGTTCCCATGGTGCCTGGAGGCTGA
- a CDS encoding dipeptide/oligopeptide/nickel ABC transporter permease/ATP-binding protein, translating to MNGVWTILRRSPRAAAGAGILLVMFLMALFAPLLTPYSPTSQDFSTWIAPGREHLLGTTALGQDVWAQILYGARKTLLIGLMAGLIATMIGTTIGVAGAYFGGRVEDVLNVITNVFLVLPGLPLLIIVSAFVRGAGVWSIIFVIAFTGWAWGARVLRSQALAIRNRDFVQAAIVSGERPGRIIFAEMLPNMAGLIAANFFSTALYAVLSEAGLSFLGFGDVSSVTWGTMLYWAQARGALLQGAWWWIAAPGLLIALLGTAFALLNFGIDEVTNPKIVHSIRATRVLRRGRKSGAAPSVAPGGVAPLMSIAHLDAGYVTPRGNVRAVRDVSLDVAPGEFVGLAGESGCGKSTLAFAATRLLDAPGAVFGGEARLAGTDLLELSNEELRKVRWKDYSMVFQASMNILNPVIKIREQVYDAMQAHGITDPAALDARARELFRLVGIREGYLDAYPHQLSGGMKQRVIIAIALALEPKLVVMDEPTTALDVVVQRQILQEIDAVRRRLGISIIFITHDLSLLVEMSDRIAIMYAGEIIEEAPAKALYADPKHPYTARLMNAFPELEGPNERREGIPGRPPPLTLEQRGCPFFDRCPSRMPGRCDEHKPASVEILPGHRVACFLHSPLIKEGDVAHAAD from the coding sequence ATGAACGGCGTGTGGACGATCCTGCGGCGGTCGCCGCGGGCCGCCGCGGGGGCCGGAATCCTGCTGGTGATGTTCCTGATGGCGCTGTTCGCCCCCCTCCTGACGCCCTACTCGCCCACGTCGCAGGACTTCAGCACGTGGATCGCGCCGGGCCGCGAGCACCTGCTCGGCACCACCGCGCTCGGGCAGGACGTGTGGGCGCAGATCCTGTACGGTGCGAGAAAGACCCTGCTGATCGGCCTGATGGCGGGCCTGATCGCCACCATGATCGGCACCACCATCGGCGTGGCGGGGGCCTACTTCGGCGGCCGGGTGGAGGACGTCCTGAACGTCATCACCAACGTGTTCCTGGTGCTGCCTGGGCTGCCGCTCCTGATCATCGTGAGCGCCTTCGTGCGGGGCGCGGGGGTGTGGTCGATCATCTTCGTGATCGCCTTCACCGGCTGGGCGTGGGGAGCGCGGGTGCTGCGCTCACAGGCGCTGGCCATCCGCAACCGTGACTTCGTCCAGGCGGCCATCGTGTCGGGCGAACGTCCCGGCCGCATCATCTTTGCGGAGATGCTGCCGAACATGGCGGGCCTGATTGCCGCGAACTTCTTCTCCACCGCCCTGTACGCGGTGCTCTCGGAAGCGGGCCTGTCGTTCCTGGGCTTCGGCGACGTGAGCAGCGTCACCTGGGGCACCATGCTGTACTGGGCGCAGGCGCGCGGTGCGCTGCTCCAGGGCGCGTGGTGGTGGATCGCCGCGCCGGGCCTGCTGATCGCGCTCCTGGGCACGGCCTTCGCGCTGCTGAACTTCGGCATCGACGAGGTCACCAATCCCAAGATCGTGCACTCGATCCGGGCCACCCGCGTGCTGCGGCGCGGCCGGAAGTCGGGCGCGGCCCCCTCCGTGGCTCCTGGCGGGGTGGCTCCACTGATGAGCATCGCCCACCTGGACGCCGGGTACGTGACTCCGCGCGGCAACGTGCGTGCGGTGCGGGACGTGAGCCTGGACGTGGCCCCGGGCGAATTCGTCGGGCTGGCCGGCGAATCGGGGTGTGGCAAATCGACCCTCGCCTTCGCCGCGACCCGCCTGCTCGACGCGCCCGGCGCGGTCTTCGGGGGCGAGGCCCGGCTGGCTGGAACAGACCTGCTGGAACTCTCCAACGAGGAGCTGCGCAAGGTGCGCTGGAAGGACTACTCGATGGTCTTCCAGGCCAGCATGAACATCCTCAACCCGGTCATCAAGATCCGTGAGCAGGTGTACGACGCCATGCAGGCACACGGCATCACGGATCCGGCGGCGCTGGACGCCCGCGCCCGCGAACTGTTCCGGCTGGTGGGCATCCGCGAGGGCTACCTGGACGCCTACCCGCACCAGCTTTCGGGCGGCATGAAGCAGCGCGTGATCATCGCCATCGCGCTGGCGCTGGAGCCCAAGCTCGTCGTGATGGACGAGCCGACCACGGCGCTCGACGTGGTGGTGCAGCGCCAGATCCTTCAGGAGATCGACGCGGTGCGGCGGCGGCTGGGCATCAGCATCATCTTCATCACGCACGACCTCTCGCTGCTGGTCGAGATGAGCGACCGCATCGCCATCATGTACGCGGGCGAGATCATCGAGGAGGCGCCGGCCAAGGCGCTGTACGCCGATCCCAAGCACCCGTACACGGCCCGGCTGATGAACGCCTTCCCGGAACTGGAGGGCCCGAACGAGCGCCGTGAGGGCATTCCGGGGCGGCCGCCCCCACTGACTCTGGAACAGCGGGGCTGTCCGTTCTTCGACCGCTGCCCCAGCCGCATGCCCGGCCGCTGCGACGAGCACAAGCCGGCCAGCGTGGAGATCCTGCCGGGGCACCGCGTGGCGTGCTTCCTGCACTCGCCGCTGATCAAGGAAGGAGACGTGGCCCATGCCGCCGATTGA
- a CDS encoding DMT family transporter — protein MTRRDALDMFLLSAFWGVSFLLIRYSGEVFPPVWVALLRSVCGALVLFAALRLGRHSLPPVRLWRPLLLVALFNNVLPWTFFAWGEQTVSSNIAAIINATTPLFALLIGLTLRESRLRSPIIAGVFLGLGGVALTVSGGLGGGHATVQGAIVLLIASLGYAVATTIAKRTLAGLDSVGLATTQLGLSALMLLPIALGGAHPATLTTRAVVSVIFLGVVGSGLAYLLYYGLLARVSPTQLTAVTYALPVWGLGWAALAGEPVGVISLVGVIVVLAGLGLINLPPRRPRPAPST, from the coding sequence ATGACCCGCCGCGACGCCCTGGACATGTTCCTGCTCTCGGCCTTCTGGGGTGTGTCGTTTCTGCTGATCCGCTACTCGGGCGAGGTGTTCCCGCCCGTGTGGGTGGCGCTGCTCCGGTCGGTGTGCGGAGCGCTGGTGCTGTTCGCGGCCCTGCGGCTGGGCCGTCATTCGCTGCCCCCAGTGCGGCTGTGGCGGCCGCTGCTGCTGGTGGCCCTGTTCAACAACGTCCTGCCGTGGACGTTCTTCGCGTGGGGCGAGCAGACGGTCAGCTCCAACATCGCTGCGATCATCAACGCGACCACGCCGCTGTTTGCCCTGCTGATCGGCCTGACCCTGCGCGAATCGCGGCTGCGCAGTCCCATAATTGCCGGAGTATTCCTGGGTCTGGGGGGCGTGGCGCTCACCGTGTCGGGTGGGCTGGGTGGCGGGCACGCCACCGTGCAGGGCGCGATCGTGCTGCTGATCGCCTCGCTCGGGTACGCGGTCGCCACGACCATCGCCAAGCGCACGCTGGCGGGCCTCGATTCGGTGGGATTGGCGACCACGCAACTCGGTCTGAGTGCCCTGATGCTGCTGCCCATCGCGCTCGGCGGAGCGCACCCGGCCACGCTGACGACCCGTGCGGTGGTGTCCGTGATCTTCCTGGGCGTGGTCGGCAGCGGTCTGGCGTACCTGCTGTATTACGGCCTGCTGGCGCGCGTGTCGCCCACCCAGCTCACGGCCGTCACGTACGCGCTGCCCGTGTGGGGCCTGGGCTGGGCCGCGCTGGCCGGAGAACCCGTGGGCGTGATCTCCCTGGTGGGCGTGATCGTGGTGCTGGCGGGGCTGGGGCTGATCAATCTGCCGCCCCGCCGGCCCCGGCCCGCGCCGTCCACCTGA
- a CDS encoding VOC family protein — protein sequence MPNPAATADRTGALDLTPAPQHLGSLMITDLAHLAFLVHDLDASLAFYARLGIHEAFRIHHDDGTLMLVYLHVGGDRFIELFPAEDGAPAPAQDDASPSSSFGPPTGYFHLCLRSDDLRGDVEALRAGGVPILIEPQVGKDHNLQAWIRDADGHLIELMQLSEDSPQRRIARGER from the coding sequence TTGCCGAACCCTGCGGCCACAGCAGATCGAACCGGCGCGCTCGACCTCACGCCTGCACCCCAGCACCTCGGGAGTCTCATGATCACGGATCTCGCGCATCTCGCCTTCCTGGTACACGACCTGGACGCCAGCCTCGCCTTCTACGCCCGCCTGGGCATTCACGAGGCCTTCCGGATCCACCACGACGACGGCACGCTGATGCTCGTGTACCTGCATGTGGGTGGTGACCGCTTCATCGAGCTGTTCCCCGCCGAAGACGGTGCTCCCGCTCCGGCCCAGGACGACGCTTCACCGTCCAGCAGCTTCGGGCCGCCCACCGGGTACTTTCACCTGTGCCTGCGCAGTGATGATCTGCGGGGCGACGTCGAGGCGCTGCGGGCCGGGGGCGTGCCGATCCTGATCGAGCCGCAGGTGGGCAAGGATCACAACCTCCAGGCCTGGATCCGCGATGCCGACGGGCACCTGATCGAACTGATGCAACTGTCCGAGGACTCACCGCAGCGCCGGATCGCGCGGGGCGAGCGCTAG
- a CDS encoding VanW family protein, with the protein MKVWIGGALGVALLGTALAMGVASQPSGTLAPGLHVGGVDVGGMTRAQALAAVAQQAPAAPQVTVTAGTSTWTLPAEQLGWHADAEASLKPAELASAGRGIIERLQALVGQAKMQDFPLVTTVNADRAHSTLSTLVRGVGVSPRNASVIFDKTTKRYAVKPDTAGQQPDVDAAVSAYTAAPVSTTLNIPLRVQAAERPAALVQPLVDQGNALVRPFKVQLAGTTRTGILSALQVANLYWVRPDGIEADESAMKVAFGQLTGYIDLPAQDARYALKGTQLVKVPEKAGTVTDRPAAYAAFKAAVLDSTKAQLLLPSKASTPTLTLAQLPDPGKLELITVGKSTYYHSSVARRTNVANAAAKINGAVVPAGEVFSFLNTLGGISAGNGFVSGLIISGGRTVDGLGGGVCQVSTTTFRALYQAGLPVVERNQHSYRVGYYEPQVGFEAAVYDPGVDLKFRNDTGAPILIKTVNDNARSTLQVQVWGIKPARSVYISPATILARTPHPPAQYIVNPKLRPGAMNQVDWAADGFNLYITRTIKDGAGVRTDVTKTIYKPWRAVYEIGPRG; encoded by the coding sequence ATGAAGGTCTGGATTGGGGGAGCTCTGGGAGTCGCGCTGCTGGGTACGGCGCTGGCGATGGGTGTGGCGTCGCAACCGAGCGGGACGCTCGCGCCGGGCCTGCACGTGGGCGGCGTGGATGTGGGCGGAATGACCCGGGCGCAGGCGCTGGCGGCCGTCGCGCAACAGGCCCCAGCGGCGCCGCAGGTGACCGTCACGGCCGGCACCAGCACGTGGACGCTGCCCGCAGAGCAGCTCGGCTGGCACGCCGACGCGGAGGCCAGCCTGAAACCCGCCGAACTGGCCAGCGCGGGTCGGGGCATCATCGAGCGCCTCCAGGCCCTGGTCGGTCAGGCGAAGATGCAGGACTTCCCGCTCGTGACCACCGTGAACGCCGACCGGGCGCATTCCACCCTGAGCACCCTGGTGCGCGGCGTGGGCGTGTCACCCCGGAATGCCAGCGTGATCTTCGACAAGACCACCAAGCGCTACGCCGTGAAGCCCGACACGGCCGGGCAGCAGCCCGATGTGGACGCCGCCGTGAGTGCCTACACGGCCGCGCCCGTCAGCACGACGTTGAACATCCCGCTGCGGGTGCAGGCGGCCGAGCGCCCGGCGGCCCTGGTGCAGCCCCTGGTCGACCAGGGCAACGCGCTGGTGCGGCCATTCAAGGTACAACTGGCCGGCACCACCCGCACGGGCATCCTGAGTGCCCTGCAGGTCGCGAACCTGTACTGGGTTCGCCCGGACGGCATTGAGGCCGACGAGTCTGCCATGAAGGTCGCCTTCGGACAGCTGACGGGCTACATCGACCTGCCCGCGCAGGACGCCCGCTACGCGCTCAAGGGGACGCAGCTCGTCAAGGTGCCCGAGAAGGCCGGTACCGTGACGGATCGCCCCGCCGCGTACGCTGCGTTCAAGGCGGCGGTGCTGGACAGCACGAAGGCGCAGCTCCTGCTGCCCAGCAAGGCCAGCACCCCGACCCTGACGCTGGCGCAGCTGCCGGATCCTGGCAAGCTGGAGCTGATCACGGTCGGCAAGAGCACGTACTACCACTCCAGCGTGGCGCGGCGCACGAACGTCGCGAACGCCGCCGCGAAGATCAATGGCGCGGTCGTTCCGGCCGGCGAGGTCTTCAGTTTCCTGAACACCCTGGGCGGCATCAGTGCCGGGAACGGCTTCGTCAGCGGTCTGATCATCAGCGGCGGTCGCACGGTGGACGGCCTGGGCGGCGGGGTCTGCCAGGTCAGCACGACCACCTTCCGCGCGCTGTACCAGGCCGGCCTGCCCGTGGTGGAGCGCAACCAGCATTCCTACCGCGTGGGCTACTACGAGCCGCAGGTGGGCTTCGAGGCCGCCGTGTACGATCCGGGCGTCGACCTGAAATTCAGGAACGACACGGGCGCCCCCATCCTGATCAAGACCGTGAACGACAACGCGCGCAGCACGCTTCAGGTTCAGGTCTGGGGCATCAAACCCGCGCGTAGCGTGTACATCAGCCCGGCGACCATCCTGGCGCGCACGCCCCACCCACCCGCGCAGTACATCGTGAACCCGAAGCTGCGTCCCGGCGCCATGAATCAGGTGGACTGGGCCGCCGACGGCTTCAACCTGTACATCACCCGCACCATTAAGGACGGCGCCGGAGTACGCACCGACGTGACCAAGACGATCTACAAACCCTGGCGCGCCGTGTACGAGATCGGCCCCAGGGGCTGA
- a CDS encoding ABC transporter substrate-binding protein produces the protein MKKALTLTALVSTLLLSTAYAQKTFTVVRPTQWGAQNMNPFAPNDQRLGATASTIYESLFFVNMLDGKVTEVLGTKYAWSKDNRTLTITTRSGAKWTDGTPFTAKDAAFTFNYIKQYPALDLSALWKNGLASAKATNDTTLVLTFNKTNTPIFTDLAGQLIVPEHIWSKITAPITEQNAKPVGTGPFVFDQYSQQAVRVVKNPNYWMKDKPYIDAVVWVATNSNDAAQLKLMKGEADFGYIGLSDPVGGFQKKGANNAFYWPVDNGNYLYFNTTKAPFNDAAFRRGLSQAVNTADVALKAYSGVAKGSHSSGIIPAQLKSWLPAGLSSMKFDPAAADKALTDAGYKKDGNGTRLGKDGKALPTFKILVGAGWTDYITMATTISENLKKVGIATSVDQQQWSSYSGGLQSATYDMGISWGWGNGPTPYLLYYKSFDPDFSAPVGKTAPSNLAHYTNPVITKALETYRSSSDMAVQKKAIGDIAKIVMQDMPFLPLTDRSEFADFNTSKFTGFPSAENPYNYGNPDDSIGARLMYLNVKPK, from the coding sequence ATGAAGAAAGCCCTGACGCTCACCGCCCTGGTCTCGACCCTGCTGCTCAGCACCGCCTATGCGCAGAAGACCTTCACCGTGGTACGGCCCACGCAGTGGGGGGCACAGAACATGAACCCCTTCGCGCCGAACGATCAGCGCCTGGGGGCCACCGCCTCCACCATTTACGAGTCGCTGTTCTTCGTGAACATGCTCGACGGGAAGGTGACCGAGGTGCTGGGCACCAAGTATGCCTGGAGCAAGGACAACCGCACCCTGACCATCACCACCCGTTCTGGCGCGAAGTGGACGGATGGCACGCCCTTCACCGCCAAGGACGCCGCCTTCACCTTCAACTACATCAAGCAGTACCCGGCGCTTGACCTCTCTGCGCTGTGGAAGAACGGACTGGCTTCGGCCAAGGCAACCAACGACACCACGCTGGTGCTGACCTTCAACAAGACCAACACGCCGATCTTCACGGATCTTGCCGGCCAGCTGATCGTGCCCGAGCACATCTGGAGCAAGATTACGGCCCCCATCACCGAACAGAACGCCAAGCCCGTGGGTACCGGGCCCTTCGTCTTCGACCAGTACAGCCAGCAGGCCGTGCGCGTCGTGAAGAATCCCAACTACTGGATGAAGGATAAGCCGTACATCGACGCGGTCGTGTGGGTCGCCACCAACAGCAACGACGCCGCGCAGCTGAAACTGATGAAGGGCGAGGCGGACTTCGGCTACATCGGCCTGTCCGATCCCGTCGGCGGCTTCCAGAAGAAGGGCGCAAACAATGCGTTCTACTGGCCGGTCGACAACGGCAACTACCTGTACTTCAACACCACCAAGGCCCCCTTCAACGACGCGGCCTTCCGCCGGGGCCTCTCGCAGGCGGTCAACACCGCTGACGTGGCCCTCAAGGCCTACTCGGGTGTGGCCAAGGGCTCGCACAGCAGCGGCATCATTCCCGCGCAGCTCAAGTCCTGGCTGCCGGCCGGCCTCAGCTCGATGAAGTTCGACCCCGCCGCCGCCGATAAGGCCCTCACGGACGCCGGTTACAAGAAGGACGGCAATGGCACCCGCCTGGGCAAGGACGGCAAGGCCCTGCCCACCTTCAAGATCCTGGTGGGGGCCGGCTGGACTGACTACATCACCATGGCGACGACCATCAGCGAGAACCTGAAAAAGGTCGGCATCGCCACCAGCGTGGATCAGCAGCAGTGGAGCAGCTACTCCGGCGGCCTGCAATCGGCCACCTACGACATGGGCATCAGCTGGGGCTGGGGCAACGGCCCGACGCCCTACCTGCTGTACTACAAGAGCTTCGACCCGGACTTCAGCGCGCCGGTCGGCAAGACCGCGCCCTCGAACCTGGCGCACTACACCAACCCGGTCATCACCAAAGCGCTCGAAACCTACCGCAGCAGCAGCGACATGGCCGTGCAGAAAAAGGCCATCGGGGACATCGCGAAGATCGTCATGCAGGACATGCCCTTCTTGCCGTTGACCGACCGCAGCGAGTTCGCCGACTTCAACACCAGCAAGTTCACGGGCTTCCCCAGCGCGGAAAACCCGTATAACTACGGCAACCCCGATGATTCTATCGGCGCGCGCCTGATGTACCTGAACGTCAAGCCCAAGTAA
- a CDS encoding aspartate aminotransferase family protein codes for MTTPEAATQSKWLDAELKYDSGVYNKHHVVMTRGLSATVWDETGRSYIDCVAGYGVANIGHSHPDVVKAIKDQADRLIVMPQTLPNDKRAEFLTELVGVLPQGLDRVFLCNSGTEAMEAAKKFAITGTGRKRFVSFRRGFSGRSLGALAFTWEPKYREPFGDAVDNKNVDFVTYGNIEELRAAITDQTAAVIMEPVQGEGGVRPASIEFMQEARRLTKEKGALLILDEIQTGFCRTGKFFACEHSGVIPDAMTLAKAMAGGLPVGALAMTAEVADRMPAGGHGTTFGGNPLTMAAGVAAIRAMKREGMAEQAREKGAYFMEKLRAIQSPKIREVRGLGLMIGVELKEKSAPYIHALEHDEGVLSLQATPLVVRFLPPITISREQIDTVVAAFERVLGSVNPRAERQAELAQGAEDKQTE; via the coding sequence ATGACAACCCCAGAGGCAGCAACCCAGAGCAAGTGGCTGGACGCCGAACTGAAGTACGACAGCGGCGTGTACAACAAGCACCATGTGGTCATGACACGCGGTCTGAGCGCCACCGTGTGGGACGAGACCGGACGTTCGTACATCGACTGCGTGGCGGGCTACGGCGTGGCGAACATCGGGCACAGCCACCCGGACGTGGTGAAGGCCATCAAGGATCAGGCCGACCGGCTGATCGTGATGCCCCAGACCCTGCCGAACGACAAACGTGCCGAGTTCCTGACCGAATTGGTCGGCGTGCTGCCGCAGGGCCTCGACCGCGTGTTCCTGTGCAACAGCGGCACGGAGGCGATGGAGGCGGCCAAGAAGTTCGCCATCACGGGCACCGGCCGCAAGCGGTTCGTGTCGTTCCGGCGGGGCTTCTCCGGACGGTCGCTGGGCGCGCTGGCCTTCACGTGGGAACCCAAGTACCGCGAGCCCTTCGGCGACGCCGTGGACAACAAGAACGTGGACTTCGTGACCTACGGGAATATCGAGGAATTGCGCGCCGCCATCACCGACCAGACGGCCGCCGTGATCATGGAACCCGTGCAGGGCGAGGGGGGGGTGCGTCCGGCCAGCATCGAGTTCATGCAGGAGGCCCGCCGCCTGACCAAGGAGAAGGGCGCGCTCCTGATCCTCGACGAGATCCAGACGGGTTTCTGCCGCACCGGCAAGTTCTTCGCCTGCGAGCACTCCGGCGTGATCCCGGACGCCATGACGCTCGCCAAGGCCATGGCCGGCGGCCTGCCCGTCGGCGCACTGGCCATGACCGCCGAGGTCGCCGACCGCATGCCCGCTGGTGGGCACGGCACGACCTTCGGCGGGAACCCCCTGACCATGGCGGCGGGCGTGGCCGCGATCCGCGCCATGAAGCGCGAGGGCATGGCCGAACAGGCCCGCGAGAAGGGCGCGTACTTCATGGAGAAACTGCGCGCCATCCAGAGCCCCAAGATCCGCGAGGTGCGCGGCCTGGGCCTGATGATCGGCGTGGAGCTCAAGGAGAAGAGCGCGCCATACATTCACGCGCTGGAACACGATGAGGGCGTCCTGAGCCTCCAGGCGACGCCGCTGGTCGTGCGGTTCCTGCCGCCCATCACCATCAGCAGGGAGCAGATTGACACGGTCGTCGCGGCCTTCGAGCGTGTCCTCGGCAGCGTCAATCCTCGCGCCGAGCGGCAGGCCGAACTCGCGCAGGGTGCAGAAGACAAGCAGACCGAGTAA
- a CDS encoding ABC transporter permease: protein MAYILRKLGFLVFTLWVAATLNFILPRLVPGDPVGAMLAKYQGKLDPSAVDALKIAYGLNDQGSVFSQYVKYLGNLIHGDFGRSISQFPTPVLDIVKMAAPWTIGLVGVTTILSFLLGSSLGLYSAWRRGKPLADAMPPIALFLNSMPYMWFGLVLLYLLAFKNSIFPLGNALDPFMKTFTPEWWSSMLRHAILPALTILITSAGGWLITMRNNVMSVMGEDYIAFARAKGLSERRLLNRYVLRNALLPSFTAFGMAIGFVIGGSILTEVVFSYPGLGLQLNNAVQTLDYPLMQALFLFIALAVLIANFIVDMLYVYIDPRVRDGKAG, encoded by the coding sequence ATGGCGTACATCCTGCGAAAACTGGGCTTCCTGGTGTTCACCCTGTGGGTGGCCGCCACCCTCAACTTCATCCTGCCGCGCCTCGTGCCGGGCGACCCGGTCGGGGCCATGCTCGCCAAGTACCAGGGCAAACTCGACCCGTCGGCCGTGGACGCGCTCAAGATCGCCTATGGCCTGAACGACCAGGGCAGCGTGTTCAGCCAGTACGTGAAGTACCTGGGCAACCTGATCCATGGTGACTTCGGGCGCTCGATCAGCCAGTTCCCCACGCCGGTTCTCGACATCGTGAAGATGGCCGCGCCCTGGACGATCGGGCTGGTCGGCGTGACCACCATCCTGTCGTTCCTGCTGGGCAGCTCACTGGGCTTGTACAGCGCGTGGCGCCGCGGCAAGCCGCTGGCCGACGCCATGCCGCCCATTGCGCTGTTCCTGAACTCCATGCCGTACATGTGGTTCGGGCTGGTGCTGTTGTACCTGCTGGCCTTCAAGAACAGCATCTTTCCGCTGGGCAACGCCCTCGATCCATTCATGAAGACCTTCACGCCCGAGTGGTGGAGCAGCATGCTGCGGCATGCCATCCTGCCAGCGCTGACCATCCTGATCACCTCGGCGGGCGGCTGGCTGATCACCATGCGCAACAACGTCATGAGTGTCATGGGCGAGGACTACATCGCCTTCGCGCGCGCCAAGGGCCTCTCGGAGCGGCGGCTGCTGAACCGCTACGTGCTGCGCAACGCCCTGCTGCCCAGCTTCACGGCCTTCGGGATGGCCATCGGCTTCGTCATCGGCGGCTCCATCCTGACTGAGGTCGTGTTCTCGTACCCCGGCCTGGGCTTGCAGTTGAACAACGCCGTGCAGACGCTGGACTACCCCCTGATGCAGGCGCTCTTCCTGTTCATCGCGTTGGCTGTGCTGATCGCCAACTTCATCGTGGACATGCTCTACGTCTACATCGATCCCCGCGTGCGTGACGGGAAGGCCGGATGA
- a CDS encoding pyridoxamine 5'-phosphate oxidase family protein: MTDHYDPAVRDPSLSRRPQNRRDDAWIQALLLRVRIGRVATVWQSADGHATLFITPLAFAYRPQEHDLVYHTNITGRLRANTGQGHPATFEASEIGGLLPSSSPLELSVQYRSVIVFGTAHLIDDVDGKRRALTTLSERLFPDLTVGRETRPILDSDLARTSVYSLKIERWSGKENWPAAALQDDGWRALTPEQARLRPAQEVHP, from the coding sequence CGCCGTCCGAGACCCGTCGCTCAGCCGCCGACCCCAGAACCGCCGGGACGACGCGTGGATTCAGGCGCTCCTCCTGCGCGTCCGGATCGGGCGGGTGGCGACCGTGTGGCAGTCGGCAGACGGGCACGCCACGCTGTTCATCACGCCGCTGGCCTTCGCGTACCGCCCGCAGGAGCACGATCTCGTGTACCACACGAACATCACCGGACGCCTGCGGGCCAACACGGGTCAGGGCCACCCGGCGACCTTCGAGGCGTCCGAGATCGGTGGGCTACTGCCCAGCTCGTCTCCCCTGGAACTGTCCGTGCAGTACCGCAGCGTGATCGTGTTCGGCACCGCCCACCTCATCGACGATGTAGACGGCAAGCGCAGGGCGCTCACCACGCTGTCGGAACGCCTCTTCCCGGACCTGACGGTGGGCCGCGAGACCCGGCCGATCCTGGACAGTGATCTGGCCCGCACGTCCGTGTACTCGCTGAAGATCGAGCGCTGGAGCGGCAAGGAGAACTGGCCGGCCGCCGCCCTTCAGGACGACGGCTGGCGCGCGCTGACGCCCGAGCAGGCGCGGCTGCGCCCCGCGCAGGAGGTTCACCCATGA